A genome region from Schistocerca americana isolate TAMUIC-IGC-003095 chromosome 1, iqSchAmer2.1, whole genome shotgun sequence includes the following:
- the LOC124608391 gene encoding uncharacterized protein LOC124608391: MSTYVPIFLHLWEVSIFCFNMKKSVALKMLGKTNGDGTISGRTCRESFQCLKNGDFDVKDQHGSGRQNMFAATETDEDSHRTSLSKAQYSDRQVKVILQQVISRPHVTNSVKIYMEMLK, from the exons ATGTCAACTTATGTACCCATTTTTCTCCATTTGTGGGAAGtttcaattttctgctttaacatgaagaaatctgtggctcttaaaatgctgggtaagaccaatggtgatggaactattagtggaagaacatgCAGAGAAAGTTTTCaatgccttaagaacggtgattttgatgtcaaagACCAGCATGGCAGTGGAAGACAGAACATGTTTGCAGCTACTGAAACAgatgaagacagtcacaggacatcattatcgaaag cacaatacagcgatagacaggtaaaggtaattttgcagcaggtcatttCTCGACCCCATGTCACAAActccgtcaaaatatacatggaaatgtTAAAATGA